From Actinoplanes oblitus, a single genomic window includes:
- a CDS encoding SDR family NAD(P)-dependent oxidoreductase, with amino-acid sequence MSSLLPLAVVTGAGSGIGYALTQDLLTRGVEVVAVDRDTSRLDERVQAYEFDVRDGAAMQELAESLSSRPVHYLFANAGVGVSGDVLSSPEQAWQWAWDVNVLSVIRTLRLWWPQLVAGRGKAVVTVSAAALQSYPGAGPYRATKAALLSALEGLYYQALGDGVGVHALCPGLVRTDITEVNRYAEVAHATPAEPNPFESFMRTAMREAEPADAFARRVLDGLDSGAPFYWFTHPETMDWTEARHRAVVGAGTPFTDFGALA; translated from the coding sequence ATGTCTTCCCTGTTGCCCCTTGCCGTGGTCACCGGTGCCGGCTCCGGTATCGGCTACGCCCTCACGCAGGACCTGCTCACCCGTGGCGTGGAGGTGGTGGCCGTCGACCGCGACACCAGCCGCCTGGACGAGCGCGTCCAGGCGTACGAGTTCGACGTCCGCGACGGTGCCGCTATGCAAGAGCTGGCAGAGTCGCTGTCATCGCGGCCGGTGCACTACCTGTTCGCGAACGCGGGTGTCGGCGTCTCCGGCGATGTGCTGTCCTCGCCGGAGCAAGCGTGGCAGTGGGCCTGGGACGTCAACGTGCTCAGCGTCATCCGTACCCTTCGTCTGTGGTGGCCCCAGTTGGTCGCCGGCCGCGGCAAGGCGGTGGTCACCGTGTCGGCGGCGGCCTTGCAGAGTTACCCGGGCGCGGGCCCGTACCGCGCTACCAAGGCGGCCTTGCTCAGCGCGCTGGAAGGTCTCTACTACCAGGCTCTCGGTGACGGTGTCGGTGTCCACGCCCTCTGCCCTGGTCTCGTACGGACCGACATCACCGAAGTGAACCGCTACGCCGAGGTTGCCCACGCCACGCCCGCCGAGCCCAACCCGTTTGAAAGTTTCATGAGAACCGCGATGCGCGAGGCTGAGCCGGCCGATGCGTTTGCCCGCCGAGTTCTCGATGGCCTCGACAGCGGCGCACCGTTCTACTGGTTCACCCATCCGGAAACCATGGACTGGACCGAAGCGCGCCACCGTGCCGTGGTCGGCGCCGGCACGCCGTTCACCGACTTCGGGGCACTGGCATGA
- a CDS encoding alpha/beta fold hydrolase — MFDRFRLDRVDLGEVTLRVRYGGAGSPVVLLHGHPRTHTTWHEVAPRLAESHLVVAPDLRGYGGSTLPQDAPDHAQSSKRAMARDVVLLMSHLGHDRFAVVGHDRGALVAFRAAMDHPDAVSHLVVMDGLPVIEHLERTDAVFARTWWHWWFLGQTDMPAERVICADPDAWYSTPEPAEMGSGNHADLWEALHNPAVVHGMCEDYRAGLGIDREHDDADRVARRQVMCPTLLLESADDDLDIHGDPAAIWAPWLAQPLQHRVIDSGHHQAEQAPGSVAESVLEFLSRGKPPH, encoded by the coding sequence ATGTTTGACCGATTCCGTCTCGATCGCGTGGACCTGGGTGAGGTCACACTGCGAGTCAGGTACGGAGGTGCCGGCTCGCCGGTAGTCCTGTTGCATGGTCATCCCCGGACCCATACGACCTGGCACGAGGTGGCTCCCAGACTGGCTGAGAGCCACCTCGTCGTGGCGCCCGACCTGCGCGGATACGGTGGATCGACGCTTCCGCAGGATGCGCCGGACCATGCGCAGTCGAGCAAGCGGGCGATGGCCCGCGACGTCGTACTACTGATGTCCCACCTCGGTCATGACCGATTCGCTGTGGTCGGGCACGATCGTGGGGCTCTGGTAGCGTTTCGCGCGGCCATGGACCACCCGGACGCGGTTTCGCACCTGGTTGTCATGGATGGGCTACCCGTCATTGAGCACCTTGAGCGAACGGACGCCGTCTTCGCCCGCACCTGGTGGCACTGGTGGTTCCTCGGGCAGACCGACATGCCCGCCGAACGCGTGATCTGCGCCGACCCGGACGCGTGGTATTCGACCCCCGAGCCCGCCGAGATGGGCAGCGGTAATCACGCTGATCTCTGGGAAGCCCTTCACAATCCGGCGGTCGTCCACGGAATGTGCGAGGACTACCGGGCCGGCCTGGGCATTGACCGTGAGCACGATGACGCCGACCGGGTGGCCAGACGGCAGGTCATGTGCCCGACATTGCTCCTGGAATCCGCTGACGACGACCTCGACATCCACGGCGATCCGGCCGCCATCTGGGCTCCGTGGCTCGCCCAACCACTTCAGCACCGCGTGATCGACAGCGGACACCACCAGGCCGAGCAGGCGCCGGGCTCGGTGGCCGAGTCGGTGCTCGAATTCCTTTCCCGCGGCAAGCCACCCCATTGA
- the lon gene encoding endopeptidase La produces the protein MVVPIELDEAAQAAVDAARTSAGSELLIAPRLEDRYASHGVVASVRQVGKSRGGAPAAVLRTGVRARIGSGVTGPGAALWVEAEPVAIGAPSEHARELAAEYKQLVVNVLQRREAWQVIESVSAIDDPGDLADTAGWAPYLSNDRKRELLETPDVEARLRLLIEWTRDFLTESEVNDTIEADVRESVEKRNREYLLREQLKAIRKELGEGEPDGNDDYRARVEAAELPDAVREAALGEVGKLERAGDQNPEAGWIRTWLDTVLDLPWTVRTTDTTDLGAARAVLDADHHGLDEVKERIVEYLGIRARREERGLSVVGGRGSGAVILLAGPPGVGKTSLGESVARTLGRKFVRVALGGVRDEAEIRGHRRTYVGALPGRIVRAIREAGSMNPVVLLDEVDKVGSDYRGDPAAALLEVLDPAQNHTFRDHYLDLDLDLSDVLFIATANVLETIPQALFDRMELISIDGYTENDKVAIARDFLVPRQLERAALREGEVTVTDDALREIAANYTREAGVRSFERLLAKAFRKVALGQLPATVEAGDLKDLIGRPRFTPESGERTAVPGVATGLAVTGMGGDVLYIEASLLPGDKGGLSVTGQLGDVMKESAQIALSYVRAHAEELGISPEQLDHPIHLHVPAGAVPKDGPSAGVTMTTALVSLLLGRNVRAEVGMTGEVSLTGRVLPIGGVKQKLLAAQRAGLTEVYLPRRNEPDLDDVPADVLAALTVHVVADVREILASALEPVSTGVAAAA, from the coding sequence ATGGTCGTCCCGATCGAACTCGACGAGGCCGCCCAGGCCGCCGTCGACGCGGCCCGCACCTCGGCCGGTTCGGAACTGCTCATCGCGCCGCGCCTGGAGGATCGGTACGCCTCGCACGGCGTGGTGGCCAGCGTCCGGCAGGTCGGCAAGTCCCGCGGCGGTGCCCCGGCCGCGGTGTTGCGGACCGGTGTGCGCGCCCGCATCGGCAGCGGCGTGACCGGTCCCGGCGCGGCGCTCTGGGTGGAGGCCGAACCGGTCGCGATCGGCGCGCCGAGTGAGCACGCCCGCGAGCTCGCCGCCGAATACAAGCAGCTGGTGGTCAACGTGCTGCAGCGCCGCGAGGCGTGGCAGGTGATCGAGTCGGTGAGCGCCATCGACGATCCCGGCGACCTGGCGGACACCGCCGGCTGGGCGCCCTACCTGTCCAACGACCGCAAACGCGAGCTGCTGGAGACACCCGATGTGGAGGCCCGGCTGCGGCTGCTGATCGAGTGGACCCGCGACTTCTTGACCGAGTCCGAGGTCAACGACACCATCGAGGCGGACGTCCGCGAGTCCGTCGAGAAGCGCAACCGCGAATACCTGCTCCGCGAGCAGCTCAAGGCGATCCGCAAGGAGCTCGGCGAGGGCGAACCGGACGGCAACGACGACTACCGGGCCCGGGTGGAGGCCGCCGAGTTGCCCGACGCGGTCCGCGAGGCGGCGCTGGGCGAGGTCGGCAAGCTGGAACGCGCCGGCGACCAGAACCCGGAGGCCGGCTGGATCCGGACCTGGCTGGACACGGTGCTCGATCTGCCGTGGACGGTGCGCACCACCGACACCACCGACCTCGGCGCGGCCCGCGCGGTCCTGGACGCCGACCACCACGGCCTGGACGAGGTCAAGGAGCGGATCGTCGAATACCTCGGGATCCGCGCCCGCCGCGAGGAGCGCGGCCTGTCCGTCGTCGGCGGCCGCGGCTCCGGCGCGGTGATCCTGCTGGCCGGCCCGCCCGGCGTCGGCAAGACCTCGCTCGGCGAGTCGGTCGCCCGGACCCTCGGCCGCAAGTTCGTCCGGGTCGCCCTCGGCGGCGTCCGCGACGAGGCGGAGATCCGCGGACACCGCCGGACCTACGTCGGCGCCCTGCCCGGCCGGATCGTGCGCGCCATCCGGGAGGCCGGCTCGATGAACCCGGTGGTGCTGCTCGACGAGGTGGACAAGGTCGGCAGCGACTACCGCGGCGACCCCGCGGCGGCACTGCTGGAGGTGCTCGACCCGGCGCAGAACCACACCTTCCGCGACCACTACCTCGATCTCGACCTGGACCTGTCCGACGTGCTCTTCATCGCCACCGCGAACGTCCTGGAGACGATCCCGCAGGCGCTGTTCGACCGGATGGAGCTGATCTCCATCGACGGGTACACCGAGAACGACAAGGTCGCCATCGCCCGCGACTTTCTGGTGCCCCGGCAGCTGGAGCGGGCCGCCCTCCGGGAGGGCGAGGTGACCGTCACCGACGACGCCCTGCGCGAGATCGCCGCCAATTACACCCGGGAAGCCGGCGTACGCTCGTTCGAGCGCCTGCTCGCCAAGGCGTTCCGCAAGGTGGCCCTCGGGCAGCTGCCGGCCACCGTCGAGGCCGGCGACCTCAAGGACCTGATCGGCCGGCCCCGGTTCACCCCCGAGTCGGGCGAGCGCACCGCGGTCCCCGGCGTGGCCACCGGTCTCGCCGTCACCGGGATGGGCGGCGACGTGCTCTACATCGAGGCGTCGCTGCTGCCCGGCGACAAGGGCGGGCTGTCGGTCACCGGGCAGCTCGGCGACGTGATGAAGGAGTCGGCGCAGATCGCCCTCTCCTACGTCCGGGCGCACGCCGAGGAGCTCGGCATCTCGCCGGAGCAGCTGGACCATCCGATCCACCTGCACGTGCCGGCCGGCGCGGTGCCCAAGGACGGGCCGTCCGCCGGTGTCACGATGACGACGGCACTGGTGTCGCTGCTGCTCGGCCGCAACGTGCGCGCCGAGGTGGGGATGACCGGCGAGGTGTCGCTGACCGGCCGGGTCCTGCCGATCGGCGGGGTGAAGCAGAAGCTGCTCGCCGCCCAGCGGGCCGGTCTCACCGAGGTGTACCTGCCGCGGCGCAACGAGCCCGACCTGGACGATGTCCCGGCCGACGTCCTCGCGGCGCTGACCGTGCACGTCGTCGCGGACGTGCGGGAGATCCTCGCCTCCGCGCTGGAGCCGGTCTCCACCGGCGTCGCCGCGGCGGCCTGA
- a CDS encoding ClpP family protease codes for MSQYTIPTVVEKTPSGERAFDVYSRLLADRIIFLGTEIDDGVANVVIAQLIHLESSGEQEIGLYINSPGGSFSALTAIYDTMNFVRCDIATICVGQAASSAAALLAAGTPGKRSVLRHAKVTLHQMSSQARGTLPDLAVEAKEVARVRAEMDQILAEHTGHPATKIREDTDRKLALSAQDAVAYGLADRVITHREPRSYRLNAA; via the coding sequence ATGAGCCAGTACACGATCCCGACGGTGGTGGAGAAGACGCCGAGCGGGGAGCGCGCCTTCGACGTCTACTCACGGCTGCTGGCGGACCGGATCATCTTCCTCGGCACCGAGATCGACGACGGGGTCGCCAACGTGGTGATCGCCCAGCTGATCCACCTGGAGTCCAGCGGGGAGCAGGAGATCGGGCTGTACATCAACTCCCCCGGCGGCTCGTTCAGCGCGCTGACGGCGATCTACGACACCATGAACTTCGTCCGCTGCGACATCGCCACCATCTGCGTCGGGCAGGCCGCGTCGTCGGCCGCGGCGCTACTGGCGGCCGGCACGCCGGGCAAACGCTCGGTGCTGCGGCACGCCAAGGTCACCCTGCACCAGATGTCCAGCCAGGCCCGGGGCACCCTGCCGGACCTGGCGGTGGAGGCCAAGGAGGTGGCCCGGGTGCGGGCCGAGATGGACCAGATCCTGGCCGAGCACACCGGACATCCGGCCACCAAGATCCGCGAGGACACCGACCGCAAGCTGGCCCTGTCGGCGCAGGACGCGGTCGCCTACGGGCTCGCCGACCGGGTGATCACCCACCGGGAGCCGCGGTCCTACCGGCTCAACGCCGCCTGA
- a CDS encoding ClpP family protease, giving the protein MQQAISGSVDDQVAVQLLHQRIIVLGAEVDDPIANRICGQLLLLSAEDPQSTISLYINSPGGSVTAGLAIYDTMRLIPNDVSTLALGLAGSMGQFLLTAGTPGKRFALPHAQVLMHQGSAGFGGTAADVEIYANQLERLGQMLLRLTAEHTGQPYDTVELDSRRDRWFTAEEARAYGLIDHIIDSVDDVRPEMARQPMGLSA; this is encoded by the coding sequence ATGCAACAGGCCATCAGTGGTTCCGTCGACGACCAGGTAGCCGTCCAGCTGCTGCACCAGCGCATCATCGTGCTCGGGGCCGAGGTCGACGACCCGATCGCCAACCGGATCTGCGGGCAACTGCTGCTGCTGTCCGCCGAGGACCCGCAGAGCACGATCAGCCTGTACATCAACTCGCCCGGCGGGTCGGTCACCGCCGGGCTGGCCATCTACGACACCATGCGGCTGATCCCCAACGACGTCAGCACCCTCGCCCTCGGGCTGGCCGGCAGCATGGGCCAGTTCCTGCTCACCGCCGGCACCCCCGGCAAGCGGTTCGCGCTGCCGCACGCGCAGGTCCTGATGCACCAGGGCTCGGCCGGCTTCGGTGGCACCGCGGCGGACGTGGAGATCTACGCCAACCAGCTGGAACGGCTCGGCCAGATGCTGCTGCGGCTGACCGCCGAGCACACCGGCCAGCCGTACGACACGGTGGAGCTGGACAGCCGCCGCGATCGCTGGTTCACCGCCGAGGAGGCACGGGCGTACGGCCTGATCGACCACATCATCGACAGCGTGGACGACGTACGCCCGGAAATGGCCCGCCAGCCGATGGGACTGAGCGCATGA
- a CDS encoding ricin-type beta-trefoil lectin domain protein: MRHLVMAVVAAVTIGSVAAPAPAAAAVTTIAINGTVAGRTFDGVGAISGGGGNSRLLIDYPEPQRTQILDYLFKPDYGAAVQLLKLEIGGDGNSTDGSEPSHQHVRGDVNCDAGYEFWLGEQAVARNPDLKLVALPWTAPGWIGGGNFWSSDMIDYDISWLNCAKRHGLTISYLGGWNERGHDSTWYKNLRTGLDNAGYGSVRIVGDDSGWGMADEFAADLALKNAVGVLGNHYVCGYLSQADSCSTTGNARGSGKPLWASEFGSQDDNAGVVPYIRTVNRGYLDAEITGYLNWPLIAAITPNLPYATVGLMDAGSPWSGAYRVGRNLWANAHYAQFTKPGWRYLNSSASGYLGGNRANGSYVSLKSTNNSDYSTIYETSGSTAAQTVNVTVSGGLSTGTVHVWSTDMGSPDTADWFVRQADVTPSGGSYTLTLQPNRIYTVTTTTGQAKGTAAGPAPHGLALPYTDDFDGYAVRKLPRYTEDMQGSFETRACSAGRSGICLQQVTPQRPINWQDDSDAFTLFGDAGWTNYTVGLDVNMQQAGTVTLLGRANTQNRPQNRQAAYQLRVNNNGGWAIVKHTTGNTDTTLASGTRAALGLNSWHNLKLGFSGSQITASIDNTTLGTANDFSYGSGQAGVGVVGYQTDQFDNLSVTPNTGPVLSTLRGVQSGRCVDVPGAAQTNGTQVALWDCNGGSNQNFTLTDAKQLQVYGAKCLDVDGASTTDGAKVQIWDCNRGANQQWNVNPDGTVVGVGSGKCLDATAQGTANGTRLEIWTCNGGDNQKWVR, from the coding sequence ATGCGTCACTTGGTCATGGCCGTGGTCGCCGCGGTCACCATCGGCAGCGTGGCGGCTCCGGCCCCCGCCGCGGCCGCCGTCACCACCATCGCGATCAACGGCACGGTCGCCGGTCGCACCTTCGACGGCGTCGGAGCGATCAGCGGTGGCGGCGGCAACTCCCGCCTGCTCATCGACTACCCCGAGCCGCAACGCACCCAGATCCTGGACTACCTGTTCAAGCCGGACTACGGCGCCGCCGTCCAGCTGCTCAAGCTGGAGATCGGCGGCGACGGGAACTCCACCGACGGCTCCGAGCCCAGCCACCAGCACGTGCGCGGCGACGTCAACTGCGACGCCGGCTACGAGTTCTGGCTGGGCGAACAGGCCGTCGCCCGCAATCCGGACCTCAAGCTGGTCGCCCTGCCGTGGACCGCGCCCGGCTGGATCGGCGGCGGGAACTTCTGGTCCTCGGACATGATCGACTACGACATCTCGTGGCTGAACTGCGCCAAGCGGCACGGACTCACGATCAGCTACCTGGGTGGCTGGAACGAGCGCGGGCACGACAGCACCTGGTACAAGAACCTGCGGACCGGGCTGGACAACGCCGGCTACGGGTCGGTGCGGATCGTCGGTGACGACAGCGGCTGGGGCATGGCCGACGAGTTCGCCGCGGATCTGGCGCTCAAGAACGCGGTCGGCGTGCTCGGCAACCACTACGTGTGCGGGTACCTGTCGCAGGCCGACTCGTGCAGCACCACCGGCAACGCGCGCGGCAGCGGAAAGCCGTTGTGGGCCAGCGAGTTCGGCTCCCAGGACGACAACGCCGGGGTGGTGCCCTACATCCGTACCGTCAATCGGGGTTATCTCGACGCGGAGATCACCGGATACCTGAACTGGCCGCTGATCGCCGCCATCACCCCCAATCTCCCGTACGCCACGGTGGGCCTGATGGACGCCGGCTCGCCCTGGTCCGGGGCCTATCGCGTCGGCCGGAACCTCTGGGCGAACGCGCACTACGCCCAGTTCACCAAGCCCGGCTGGCGCTACCTCAACAGCTCGGCGAGCGGCTATCTCGGCGGCAACCGGGCCAACGGCAGTTACGTGTCGCTCAAGTCGACGAACAACAGTGACTACAGCACGATCTACGAGACCAGTGGCAGCACCGCCGCGCAGACCGTGAACGTCACCGTCTCGGGCGGGCTGAGCACCGGCACCGTGCACGTCTGGTCGACCGACATGGGCTCGCCGGACACCGCCGACTGGTTCGTCAGGCAGGCCGACGTCACGCCGTCCGGCGGCTCCTACACGCTGACCCTGCAGCCGAACCGGATCTACACCGTCACCACCACGACCGGGCAGGCCAAGGGCACCGCGGCCGGCCCGGCCCCGCACGGTCTCGCCCTGCCCTACACCGATGACTTCGACGGGTACGCGGTGCGCAAGCTGCCCCGCTACACCGAGGACATGCAGGGCTCGTTCGAGACGCGCGCCTGCTCGGCCGGGCGGTCCGGGATCTGCCTGCAGCAGGTCACGCCGCAGCGGCCGATCAACTGGCAGGACGACAGCGACGCGTTCACGCTGTTCGGCGACGCCGGCTGGACGAACTACACGGTCGGCCTGGACGTGAACATGCAGCAGGCCGGCACCGTCACCCTGCTCGGCCGGGCCAACACCCAGAACCGGCCGCAGAACCGGCAGGCCGCCTACCAGCTGCGGGTCAACAACAACGGCGGCTGGGCGATCGTCAAGCACACCACCGGCAACACCGACACCACGCTCGCCTCCGGCACCCGCGCCGCCCTCGGACTCAACAGCTGGCACAACCTCAAGCTCGGCTTCTCCGGCAGCCAGATCACCGCGAGCATCGACAACACGACGCTCGGCACGGCCAACGACTTCTCCTACGGCAGCGGCCAGGCCGGCGTGGGCGTCGTCGGCTACCAGACCGACCAGTTCGACAACCTGAGCGTCACCCCGAACACCGGCCCGGTCCTCAGCACCCTGCGCGGCGTCCAGTCCGGTCGCTGCGTCGACGTGCCCGGCGCCGCACAGACCAACGGCACCCAGGTCGCCCTCTGGGACTGCAACGGCGGCAGCAACCAGAACTTCACCCTGACGGACGCGAAGCAACTTCAGGTGTACGGCGCCAAGTGTCTCGACGTCGACGGCGCGAGCACAACCGACGGCGCGAAGGTGCAGATCTGGGACTGCAACCGCGGCGCCAACCAGCAGTGGAACGTGAACCCGGACGGCACCGTCGTCGGCGTCGGCTCTGGCAAGTGCCTGGACGCGACAGCCCAGGGCACGGCCAACGGCACCCGGCTGGAGATCTGGACCTGCAACGGCGGCGACAACCAGAAGTGGGTCCGGTGA
- a CDS encoding MATE family efflux transporter: MAFLIDETDLAVAGKASLVVPAIRFSASILVGLLAGLVLQIFTLAFLGRLGEDALYVRAIYTPIGFLVLAVTEGLVVATQVSAGIATRSGRRDTLRPLPTFLVLGGGALILTAGVFAAAATPILNALEVDPADRGAVLIFVVAVCLATVVSLVPLAGGAVLRGMGRTVASSVLAVGFTVVSIGAMVVLRVWTDLGMLAVPGGTLTAGVVAGAASCWLLRGHPAASSWFRRDAAAELWRFGAPVAVTFLMLSSVNFGYLRVLRDATSADIAGFNLGQGASSLFMVVAIAVGSGTAIVANLRQGEVRRPIDAAGLSAAVRISLPAYAGIGILAVVLRDPLSRLLAADEDVARTTADYFLWMGPTYAVFGGTLAVLTYLEQVGRARTALLLNAVYFAVLLVIAFLLPQPVGSNTLTKLLAISNVAGFLTCWQSARYLIDRGRR, from the coding sequence GTGGCCTTCTTGATCGATGAAACGGATCTCGCCGTCGCCGGGAAGGCATCGTTGGTCGTCCCGGCGATCCGGTTTTCCGCGTCCATTCTGGTGGGGCTGCTGGCCGGCCTGGTGCTGCAGATCTTCACCCTGGCTTTCCTGGGCCGGCTGGGCGAGGACGCGCTCTACGTGCGTGCGATATATACCCCGATCGGATTTCTGGTCCTGGCCGTCACCGAAGGGCTCGTGGTCGCCACGCAGGTATCGGCGGGAATCGCGACGCGCTCGGGGCGGCGCGACACCCTCCGGCCGTTGCCGACCTTCCTGGTGCTGGGCGGCGGCGCGTTGATCCTCACCGCCGGGGTGTTCGCCGCCGCGGCGACCCCGATCCTGAACGCGCTCGAGGTCGATCCGGCGGACCGCGGGGCAGTGCTGATCTTCGTGGTCGCGGTCTGTCTGGCTACGGTGGTGAGTCTGGTGCCGCTGGCCGGGGGCGCGGTGCTGCGAGGCATGGGACGCACGGTCGCGTCGTCGGTCCTCGCGGTCGGATTCACCGTCGTGTCCATCGGGGCCATGGTGGTGCTGCGAGTCTGGACGGACCTGGGCATGCTCGCGGTGCCGGGCGGCACGCTGACAGCCGGCGTGGTCGCCGGCGCCGCGTCATGCTGGCTGCTGCGCGGGCACCCGGCCGCCAGTTCCTGGTTCCGGCGGGACGCGGCGGCGGAACTGTGGAGGTTCGGAGCGCCGGTGGCGGTCACTTTCCTGATGCTGTCCTCGGTGAACTTCGGTTACCTGCGGGTGCTCCGCGACGCCACCAGCGCGGACATCGCCGGATTCAATCTGGGGCAGGGCGCGAGTTCCCTCTTCATGGTGGTGGCGATCGCGGTCGGGTCCGGCACGGCCATCGTCGCGAACCTGCGACAGGGGGAGGTGCGGCGGCCGATCGACGCGGCCGGCCTGAGCGCCGCCGTGCGAATCTCCCTCCCGGCCTACGCGGGGATCGGCATCCTGGCCGTCGTGCTGCGCGATCCGCTGAGCCGGCTGCTCGCCGCGGACGAGGACGTGGCGCGGACGACCGCCGACTACTTCCTGTGGATGGGGCCGACGTACGCGGTCTTCGGCGGGACCCTGGCCGTGCTGACCTACCTGGAACAGGTGGGCCGGGCGCGGACCGCGCTCCTGCTCAACGCCGTCTACTTCGCGGTGCTGTTGGTGATCGCGTTTCTGCTTCCTCAGCCGGTCGGCAGCAACACGCTGACGAAACTGCTGGCGATCAGCAACGTCGCCGGGTTTCTGACGTGCTGGCAGAGTGCCCGATATCTGATCGATCGCGGCCGCCGGTAA
- a CDS encoding alpha/beta fold hydrolase — translation MDQHWTIQRVPAADGAEIVLHSTGAGPGLVVVHGGGVTIEMYRRTARRLADRFTVHLYNRRGRADAAARAEPYDGEQDIDDLAALLAHTGAGNVIGHSGGGFIALRAAARRLPIARLALYDAAVQVDGIGSYRWLPAARQAADAGDIARAMAIVGAGVHTESASSRLPLALRIAMCKLFLRTPIGRTMGELLPTTLDETALIHRFDGPPGQWAGVQAEVLLASGADGPPYWPPTNEALAAVMPHARTLVVPRANHDALNRAPKHLIDALAEFFLSPVSSEPTHP, via the coding sequence ATGGATCAGCACTGGACCATCCAGCGAGTCCCGGCGGCCGACGGCGCCGAGATCGTGCTCCACTCGACCGGCGCCGGGCCCGGCCTCGTCGTGGTCCACGGCGGCGGTGTCACCATCGAGATGTACCGGCGCACCGCGCGCCGGCTGGCCGACCGCTTCACCGTGCACCTCTACAACCGCCGCGGCCGCGCCGACGCCGCCGCCCGCGCCGAGCCCTACGACGGCGAGCAGGACATCGACGACCTCGCGGCCCTGCTGGCGCACACCGGAGCCGGGAACGTGATCGGCCACAGCGGCGGCGGCTTCATCGCTCTGCGCGCCGCCGCCCGCCGGCTGCCGATCGCCCGGCTCGCCCTCTACGACGCGGCCGTCCAGGTCGACGGCATCGGTTCGTACCGGTGGCTGCCCGCCGCCCGGCAGGCAGCCGACGCCGGCGACATCGCCCGCGCCATGGCGATCGTCGGTGCCGGCGTCCACACCGAATCGGCGTCCTCCCGCCTGCCACTCGCCCTGCGCATCGCCATGTGCAAGCTCTTCTTGCGTACGCCCATCGGCCGCACCATGGGCGAATTGCTGCCGACCACGCTCGACGAGACCGCGCTGATCCACCGTTTCGACGGTCCACCGGGGCAGTGGGCCGGCGTCCAGGCGGAGGTGCTGCTCGCCAGCGGCGCCGACGGGCCGCCCTATTGGCCGCCGACCAACGAGGCCCTGGCCGCAGTCATGCCGCACGCCCGCACCCTGGTGGTGCCGCGCGCGAATCACGACGCCCTGAATCGCGCTCCGAAACACCTGATCGACGCCCTCGCCGAGTTCTTCCTCTCCCCGGTCAGCTCGGAGCCCACCCACCCGTGA
- a CDS encoding TetR/AcrR family transcriptional regulator has protein sequence MRAAIAMADADGIGAVSMRAVAGALNTGAGTLYRYLSSRDDLLDLMADQAAGELLPYPEISGDWPDLMLRVARGQLDLYRRHRWLVEIMPRPTAFGPRSLAWFDHCLGILRPVPAATAAKFEAIAMMTGVVTLFARGESRGESGGSPAGFGGMDLAAFPNLLAALTTPSPPPAGRDLFDVTVRGVLRAVLGQG, from the coding sequence GTGCGTGCCGCGATCGCGATGGCGGACGCCGACGGCATCGGCGCGGTCTCCATGCGGGCGGTCGCGGGCGCGCTGAACACCGGCGCCGGGACGCTCTACCGCTACCTGTCGTCCCGCGACGACCTGCTCGACCTGATGGCCGATCAGGCGGCGGGGGAGCTGCTGCCGTACCCGGAGATCTCCGGTGATTGGCCGGACCTGATGCTGCGGGTCGCCCGGGGGCAACTGGACCTGTACCGCAGGCATCGGTGGCTGGTGGAGATCATGCCGCGGCCGACCGCGTTCGGACCGCGTTCCCTGGCGTGGTTCGACCACTGCCTGGGAATTCTGCGGCCGGTCCCGGCCGCGACGGCCGCCAAGTTCGAGGCGATCGCGATGATGACGGGTGTGGTGACGCTCTTCGCCCGCGGTGAGTCGCGCGGTGAGTCCGGCGGATCGCCGGCCGGCTTCGGCGGGATGGACCTGGCGGCGTTCCCGAACCTGCTCGCCGCCCTCACCACGCCGTCACCGCCGCCGGCCGGACGCGATCTGTTCGACGTGACGGTGCGCGGCGTCCTGCGCGCAGTCCTGGGTCAGGGCTGA